The Armatimonadota bacterium genomic sequence GTCGGCGCGATGCTATACGAGATGGTGGTGGGCGCTGCGCCGTTTAGAGGAGAGCGCCCGCCCGACATAGCGCGCAGCATTATGCAAGATCCGCCTCCGTCTGCTCGTGCTTCTAATGCCGCTGTGCCTAAGTCGGTCGACATCATCATTCAGCGGTGCCTTCAAAAAGAAGCGTCGGATCGATATGCCAGCGCTCAACAACTGATCTCTGATCTAAGAGAGGTCAAGGAGGCGCTCCGATTCGGCAAGCCGCTCAACTGGACGCCGTTCGATCAGCCTGCCGCTACAGCGGTCGTTAGCCAACAGGCAAGAGAGATAGACGACGAGGACGAAGAAGAGGATAGCCTGCCGGCATGGATGCGCTTTATGCTCAAGGCTATGGGCGCCGCCGCGCTCCTGGCGGTGCTCGTACTAATAGGCTTTGTGCTCTCGCTCTACGTTGCGCCTGATGAGCTTCCTGCTCCTAAATTGGTCGGCTTATCGGTCGAAGAAGGCCGCCGATCGGCCGCCGATTCTGGCTTTACGATCGAGGTCGAGCGACAAGACTACAATCCAAAAGCAGTCCCCGGCACGATTTACTTCTCTAGCGCTCCCGAAGGCCGACAACTCAAAAAAGGCTCGACCATTAAAGTCTGGGTCAGCCTTGGCGAACGCACCGTCGACCTTCCAGACGTAACGAACCTGCCAGCGTCCGAAGCCAGGCGAGAGTTGGAAAAAGCGGGTCTCGTCGTTTCCGATCGAGTGCAAGAACGCCCGAGCGAGGCTATCGAGTGGGGAAAAGTGATGGCCACACTGCCGCCTCCGGGCAGCAAAGTCTCCAGAGACCAACCCATTACCCTTATCGTTAGCCGCGGCGCCGATACAGCCCCGTTCGATGATGTGCAGGAAGAAACGACCAACGAACCGTCCGCGCTCAATCCGCGCTCGTTCGTTACTAACGTCCGCATTCCGCCCGGCGAGCATCGCGTTCGCATAGAGGTGGAAGATCAGATGAGCGTGCGCGATGTGGTAGACGAAACCCGAGACGGCGGCGAGACGGTCAGTTTCGATGTCGTAGGATACGGGTCGCGGGTCAAGATCCGCGTCTATATCGATGAAGAATTGATCCGGGAGATTGCGAAGTGATCTTGCTGGCGCCCTCTGTCTTGTCGGCAGATTTGAGCCGCCTGTCCGAAGCCGCCAAACAATTGGAAGCCGCCGGTGCCGATTGGCTTCATTTGGACGTAATGGACGGCCGTTTCGTGCCCAATCTCACCTTTGGTCCGCCGGTAATCTCCTGCCTGCGCCGCCAGTGCAATCTGCCGTTCGACGCTCACCTTATGATCGAACGACCCTGGGACTTCTTGAAAGAGTATGCCGATGCGGGCGCGGACTCTATCACCGTCCACATCGAGGCCTGTCCCCACGTCCACCGCACCATTCAGCAGATCAAGAAACTGGGCGTTCGGGCGGGCGTTGCCCTCAATCCAGGCACGCCGTTATCCAGCGCCGAAGAAGTCGTCAAAGACATCGACCTCTTGCTGATCATGTCGGTCAACCCAGGCTTTGGCGGACAGGAGTTCATTTCCGCATCCATCGACAAACTAAGAAGAGCCGCCGAACTCATAGCCGACAGAGGATCGGACGCGCTGTTACAGGTCGACGGCGGAATAACCCCCTCCAACATCGGCGACGCAGTGGCGGCAGGCGCGCAAGCAGTGGTGGCCGGCAATAGCGTCTTTGCGGCGGCCAGCGTGGCAGAGGGCGTAAAGGCGCTTCGATCCTCGATCGCATCCCCGGTATAATCCCGGCATGGCCCTCTCCAATCGGGCGTGGCTGACAACATTCTTGCTCTTGACCGTACTCATGATTCCCTTCGCCATCTGGCTGTTGGCGCTGGGGCCGGCCGCCATGCCTGGATCGCGCAACGCATATCTTTCAATTTTGGCGCTCTGTTGGGGCACGATCACGATGCTCTTGATCGTTACAGTGAGCCTGGCATGGCTAGAGATTCGACGCGCCATCCAGGAGTTTGCAACCGATAATGCGACGGCATGGAACGAAGAGCGAGAGAAGCTGGTAAAGGAACTGTCAAGAAAGTTCTCTGAAGATGACCCTAAGCAAGATTGACGAACTGGCTTTGCGCAGGTGCCTATCGTTGGCCAAACGAGGCTTTCCGGCGCCTAACCCGCACGTGGGCGCGGTTGTTGTTAAGGGCGGCGCCATAGTCGGCGAGGGTTTTCACAACGCGGCTGGCCAAGCTCATGCCGAGTCGATCGCCCTCGCGAAGGCAGGAAAACGCGCCAAAGGCGCCGAACTTTACTGCACGCTCGAACCCTGTTCGCATCACGGCAAAACGCCGCCCTGTACAGACGCGATCATCGCCGCAGGAGTTTCCACAGTAACAATCCTGAACCTTGACCCAAATCCCAAAGTGGCCGGGCTCGATCGTCTTAAAGAAGCCGGGCTAACCGTCCGTGTGCTAGACGCCACTGATTTTGCTCTGTCAGCCATGCGGATCAACGAGAAATTCTTTTGGTTTCACCAAACAAAACGGCCGTTTGTAACCATCAAGTTGG encodes the following:
- a CDS encoding protein kinase, with protein sequence MTGNIVSSRYELLEAIGESPLFIAHRAKELATGKNVVLKSLRPVASASPAVVAALRSVVGSLSALRAPNICQMLGIEEHNGDLFLIEQYSRGIDLRARIQRTAPFTVAIAVDIALGIAEGIAAAHSTGVSHGDLRPENVIVGPDWQVSVTGFGLLSVYDADPTLKSARTALAIHYASPEQIAGESPSPSCDIYAVGAMLYEMVVGAAPFRGERPPDIARSIMQDPPPSARASNAAVPKSVDIIIQRCLQKEASDRYASAQQLISDLREVKEALRFGKPLNWTPFDQPAATAVVSQQAREIDDEDEEEDSLPAWMRFMLKAMGAAALLAVLVLIGFVLSLYVAPDELPAPKLVGLSVEEGRRSAADSGFTIEVERQDYNPKAVPGTIYFSSAPEGRQLKKGSTIKVWVSLGERTVDLPDVTNLPASEARRELEKAGLVVSDRVQERPSEAIEWGKVMATLPPPGSKVSRDQPITLIVSRGADTAPFDDVQEETTNEPSALNPRSFVTNVRIPPGEHRVRIEVEDQMSVRDVVDETRDGGETVSFDVVGYGSRVKIRVYIDEELIREIAK
- a CDS encoding ribulose-phosphate 3-epimerase, which produces MILLAPSVLSADLSRLSEAAKQLEAAGADWLHLDVMDGRFVPNLTFGPPVISCLRRQCNLPFDAHLMIERPWDFLKEYADAGADSITVHIEACPHVHRTIQQIKKLGVRAGVALNPGTPLSSAEEVVKDIDLLLIMSVNPGFGGQEFISASIDKLRRAAELIADRGSDALLQVDGGITPSNIGDAVAAGAQAVVAGNSVFAAASVAEGVKALRSSIASPV